One genomic region from Anopheles bellator chromosome 2, idAnoBellAS_SP24_06.2, whole genome shotgun sequence encodes:
- the LOC131207846 gene encoding uncharacterized protein LOC131207846, translating into MEVGDFNTEGDENYIAVEVLSENDDDDGKSSLDTIPMEGPDLEYQMDLLQDPKDSCRSMSESISDRGASNDGGASLEGEATLQSHGFLADHEYLVRKSFLVGGGEPSKPLSKKVQSSSERFSVSYDMDIRTQDLFNEEQSSTTSSSCRSSICEVESTPPSAPVSSVMSFKRGTTNISGVNSGDTTDTFDLEGEFAFARNEIIGGDSDVSSSEEDENDNVLLSVLGPLEACIKSENITEMTLGNDHAYATPVVISDRESSERSSSPDTEPLDKLITIGERFRNLLEEFSRRNPEQRAPNNGKRDKISQLNVMLENVSEQMRKLSSLGNTGSSFVANPNCVAECAVQTVESSLSSIVGSNRERALNEKYKQKMLAASNSKSSTSSSSSSSSSSSSSSSGSTTSSSVESSDIEDIMNDFGRRRRLRKSVKETEKQSTRLNDEAKRTGHKDPIYSDSTSDGEENNAASKEPRAVADGEENLLDEVLSGVDDIMLDVHDILPAAEGVVQDFLEKGDVRKRGEPLEGRNIKGAKETHNESTLDQAAKKTVPNAGKQSRDRMNKSVQDMTESELEEYYNDQQDKEIERLCNISTLNVCRNAVTTTAVSVAPVTKTKDGQRKKKKSTDTMDDFLNNEDSNKQLNVSDSEENITEEQFLRKHNETMKQQLLNSSSDSSNSSESSNDNDEDSGTDRRDALDDSDNESAGSVELDNFLKSLERRKNRKKGSENHAAAVNDQSKVENGSAILDKQSAIGSGSDKTTDSATVETEESRQRPDKQNKAHFVDPKDKALFSKELFNEVNDLLREESGEGNVDDPFPPARSRKRKDSFDTLPKSPRSDRVRLDRGAESGDSDVELLDESLGKQKRPRKNNSPSPPEDPFDFSAVLALQTSKSAASQGVAANRTAAVETVAKPDNVTDASPATVPEASANTTKRKASKDDDCISLSSDSEDESQLVAAPENEKETPPENENKRKIRAMLTNDELAEETKKAQKEEEGRLARLKKKNEQLKKFLATFQPGPEESDLVLDYDSKLGKAICVHPDIVTLLKPHQVEGIIFMYDNTYGSVDSVGKNVGSGCILAHCMGLGKTLQIISLLHTVMRFPQLLTRRILVICPKSTVMNWKEEIHRWQDKVHGGHRLKVFCFLDVSSQLDKIRVLREWHSTPPPRCGVMLIGYEAFRALINYERRKRPVGASRSRVEYIQKAVKELLLNPGADLVICDEGHQIKNKRSAISEAVSKIKTRRRIVLTGTPIQNNLKEYYCMVNFIKPSFLGSDREFNNLYANPIKNGQHKDSDQRAIKIMKQRSYVLHNKLCKFVQRKEAAVLKDFLPEKYEYVLFVPLTPVQEKMYEVFLQMNEYTSSTDQPNEAGKAKKFKLIADYTSLRKIWTHPKVLEKAWESAIQEKNRKDAARKTASPDTDDESPDDKNDITTGQLSVMNDWWRKYLGEADLESLLPSNKLWIMFEILKQCTDRGEKCLIFSAFVAVLNVVEHFMAKIHSQANDPQHSEEFAYSAFKGPWELGKDYYRLDGKTNKTFRHRLIRSFNDPQNTRTKCFLISAKAGGQGINLTGANRVIILDTSWNPSNDQQNIFRIFRLGQKRKCYVYRLLAMGTMEEKVYSRSVTKQALSFRVVDEQQVDRHYRYDELAELYNLKKVSDMTRETPILPADDLLASLLRNFPNKVFKYHEHDSLLENKPEQDLSEEDKKEAWAAYEREIQNNEKPPYPAQFNMMTPGLFGYSPGLASLYSSMSMSGIPGLPPMGSDMFRTDYSYNSSLNRSLYPYNSQQYAMLSDPAYASMWSKPYGSYPLGGPGSMMDFGMGSHAPHPSLMNGGQSLPVNAPGVSGAAVGGSKPYDATAALSHLYNLYSKSAGGTLGLPPLAGLSSSGGTMNQRALTPPSSTSTLAGLAAQYANPNTANTSTGISGNSGQYNALKQITDYTAGPNHLAHPPTPPIPPQSQPSAVPPSASPLPPNPSSTGLVISEVTSLSNPLHAASAVRANNGPPTTASLLSMLNEQQAHLAASLGPGASSPFSPRSAPLLPPTLDNPLRNFSSASKPQSAQSNSIADMVTNHGNLATNSASAANNSSRSTPATSTAGSLPYITSVISMARENEKAQTEQQNGKTPISYVLPPMPGANVGGNVKTSSAGKKPRTKTPDPASAGRTTGPIGAASRAASVSQLTTIIPSDDEDAERTGGLQSNGSKNGTASNTEGTHSDPKKLTRLAKNLFKRAKSIVNLQQQPSPTGSNTVPLEKTKAPAPSKSGLSGTATVSSIGNKTVTASLGVTAAKATNDKTATPPPIVAGTAGPLTAASRSKSSITPAVTTTSETSNVIRYPSPLPSNNSRSKLIAQPNPLVASLSSKSMSPVTGSTQTTAKPTTIAAPKSSSLPAKMSQVRPLEVQQRNSPTIAQPKVNTALHKAPSLSIVPNSTPSTQMSKVTGPTTTNTPPQKSAVSDLGLVKRVGLPKPPPTKQKQPASFVTNSSVATMSMHTSSVASSEVLSKLTPGGQPAAKPSFNNIQVTSLNSNTPTTTRYIPISSSGSTHTVTVKQNPPTATSNTVPKTLQHRPVTVSATPAQVGTGVNTGVIVKKPVISRIVPNPASVRMQPITTPGLKTVSAANATGTTQYAGTTTQPSVQSVNRSAMLVTAALQGQTLQTPKVLPTLKSRTSTTPPVVNRMTKGPTVINANPNSTRSTVPGSSSITITKTTSSALTTIAVRPGLSTVPAAMNSIAKPRLPAPLATGTGVGITGATSTARPLSYTFNEASKEYTITKATAAPTIRQILPNRQPVLVKNTSAVSPIASGPSSDKISTLSNAAAPARTAFQASASQSGAASSSTTPPVRTIPAGATNNVFIRKRKPDAALLNSLKAKNCSISISEVRSDAGAQSDAQPNKRPRLDEATAKGPPTPTFMGSNRMGAGITITQKNVPIKNAINTTLEVVEIE; encoded by the exons ATGGAGGTCGGGGATTTTAATACAGAAGGCGATGAAAATTATATCGCTGTCGAGGTACTTTCGGaaaatgacgacgacgatggcaaatCTTCGTTGGACACAATACCGATGGAAGGGCCGGACTTGGAATATCAAATGGACTTGTTGCAGGACCCGAAGGACAGCTGTCGAAGTATGTCCGAGAGTATATCCGATCGTGGAGCAAGCAATGACGGCGGTGCGTCGTTGGAGGGTGAAGCCACCCTACAAAGTCATGGCTTCCTGGCGGACCATGAGTATCTCgtgcggaaaagttttctcgtTGGTGGCGGTGAACCAAGCAAGCCGTTGTCCAAGAAGGTCCAGAGTAGCAGTGAACGGTTTAGCGTTTCGTACGATATGGATATTCGAACGCAAGATCTGTTCAACGAGGAACAAAGCAGTACCACCAGCAGTAGCTGCAGGTCCAGTATTTGTGAAGTTGAAAGCACACCACCGTCAGCACCGGTATCTTCTGTGATGAGTTTCAAAAGAGGAACGACCAATATCTCCGGTGTGAATAGCGGTGATACAACGGATACGTTTGACTTAGAAGGTGAGTTCGCCTTTGCGCGGAACGAAATCATTGGAGGCGACTCGGATGTGTCATCGTCAGAGGAAGATGAAAATGATAACGTACTATTGTCAGTACTCGGTCCACTAGAAGCATGtataaaaagtgaaaatattaCGGAGATGACGTTGGGAAATGATCATGCCTACGCCACACCAGTGGTCATCAGTGATCGTGAAAGTAGTGAACGATCGTCCTCGCCAGATACAGAACCACTAGATAAGCTGATCACAATCGGAGAGCGTTTTAGAAATCTCCTGGAGGAATTCTCAAGACGAAATCCCGAGCAAAGGGCACCGAACAATGGTAAACGGGATAAGATTAGCCAACTGAATGTTATGCTAGAGAAT GTTTCAGAACAGATGCGAAAATTGTCGTCACTGGGAAACACTGGTTCGTCGTTTGTGGCCAATCCGAATTGCGTAGCAGAATGTGCCGTGCAAACCGTTGAGTCCTCTTTGAGTTCAATTGTAGGATCCAATCGAGAACGTGCGCTAAATGAAAAGTATAAGCAAAAAATGTTGGCGGCATCGAATAGTAAAAGCTCCacttcgtcctcttcgtcgtcctcctcttcttcttcctcatcatcatctggcAGTACTACTTCATCATCTGTTGAAAGCTCGGATATCGAGGACATTATGAACGATTTCGGTCGCCGGCGTAGGTTGCGAAAGAGTgtaaaagaaaccgaaaagcaaTCTACGAGGTTAAACGATGAGGCTAAACGGACGGGCCATAAAGACCCGATATACTCGGATAGCACTTCCGACGGCGAGGAAAATAATGCAGCCTCGAAAGAGCCTCGAGCTGTAGCAGATGGCGAAGAGAATCTACTCGACGAAGTGCTCAGTGGAGTGGACGACATAATGCTTGATGTGCACGACATCCTGCCAGCGGCAGAAGGAGTCGTTCAGGATTTTCTCGAAAAAGGAGATGTTCGAAAGCGCGGGGAACCGTTGGAGGGAAGAAACATCAAGGGGGCAAAAGAAACCCATAATGAGAGCACACTTGATCAAGCGGCCAAAAAAACCGTACCGAACGCAGGAAAACAATCTCGAGATCGGATGAACAAAAGTGTCCAGGACATGACGGAGTCCGAGCTTGAAGAATACTACAACGACCAGCAGGACAAAGAAATTGAACGGTTGTGTAACATCAGCACTCTAAATGTGTGCCGCAATGCAGTGACCACTACCGCTGTATCGGTTGCACCTGTTACGAAAACTAAAGATGGccaacggaagaagaaaaaatctaCCGATACCATGGATGACTTTTTAAACAATGAGGATAGCAATA AACAACTGAATGTTAGCGATagtgaagaaaacataacgGAGGAACAGTTCCTACGGAAACATAATGAAACTATGAAGCAACAGTTGCTAAATAGTAGTAGTGATAGCAGCAACAGTTCCGAGTCTTCGAATGATAACGACGAGGATAGTGGTACTGATAGACGCGATGCACTGGATGATTCCGACAACGAATCGGCGGGATCCGTGGAGTTGGATAATTTTCTGAAAAGTCTCGAGCGCCgtaaaaatcggaaaaagggTTCAGAAAACCATGCAGCGGCTGTGAATGATCAAtcaaaagtggaaaacgggTCGGCTATCTTGGATAAGCAATCGGCTATCGGTAGTGGTAGCGATAAGACCACTGACAGTGCTACTGTAGAAACAGAAGAATCCCGACAAAGGCCAGACAAGCAAAACAAGGCACATTTTGTAGATCCAAAAGATAAGGCTCTGTTTAGCAAGGAACTTTTCAACGAGGTCAACGATTTGCTTCGCGAAGAATCCGGCGAAGGGAACGTGGATGATCCTTTCCCACCTGCGAGGTCACGCAAGCGAAAAGACTCTTTCGATACGCTGCCAAAATCGCCACGATCGGATAGGGTGCGGCTCGATCGAGGAGCAGAGAGTGGTGATTCCGATGTCGAGCTGTTGGACGAATCGCTAGGCAAACAGAAACGACCACGAAAAAACAACTCTCCATCGCCTCCAGAGGATCCCTTCGACTTTAGTGCGGTATTAGCCCTACAAACCAGTAAATCAGCGGCATCACAAGGCGTTGCGGCCAATCGGACGGCTGCTGTAGAAACGGTGGCGAAGCCTGACAATGTTACCGATGcttcaccggccaccgtaccTGAAGCGTCAGCGaacacaacaaaacggaaagCTTCCAAAGATGACGATTGCATTAGCTTGAGTTCAGACAGCGAAGACGAATCACAGTTGGTGGCCGCGCCAGAAAATGAGAAGGAAACACCACCAGAAAATgagaacaaacgaaaaattcGGGCCATGCTCACAAACGACGAGTTGGCTgaggaaacgaagaaagcccAAAAGGAAGAGGAGGGTCGACTGGCAAggctgaagaagaagaacgaacaGCTGAAAAAGTTTCTTGCCACCTTCCAGCCTGGCCCAGAGGAAAGCGACTTGGTGCTGGACTATGACTCGAAGCTGGGGAAAGCCATTTGCGTACATCCCGACATTGTGACGCTACTGAAACCCCACCAGGTGGAAGGCATCATTTTTATGTACGACAACACATACGGTTCGGTGGACTCGGTCGGAAAGAATGTAGGTTCCGGGTGCATCCTGGCGCACTGTATGGGTCTGGGGAAGACGTTACAAATAATATCACTGCTGCACACAGTAATGCGCTTCCCGCAGTTGCTCACGCGCCGCATCTTGGTCATATGCCCGAAGAGCACGGTGATGAACTGGAAAGAGGAAATTCACCGGTGGCAAGACAAGGtacacggtggccatcggttaAAGGTGTTCTGCTTTTTGGACGTTAGCTCACAACTTGATAAAATACGCGTGTTGCGCGAGTGGCACagtacgccgccgccgcgctgTGGAGTTATGCTGATTGGGTACGAGGCATTTCGGGCACTGATTAACTATGAACGTCGGAAGCGACCGGTGGGCGCCTCGAGAAGCAGAGTGGAATACATCCAGAAAGCGGTCAAAGAACTATTGCTTAATCCTGGGGCCGATCTGGTGATTTGCGACGAGGGTCACCAGATTAAGAACAAACGGTCGGCGATCAGCGAGGCTGTGTCGAAGATTAAAACGAGGCGTCGTATTGTGTTGACGGGAACACCAATCCAGAACAATCTGAAGGAGT ACTATTGTATGGTGAACTTCATCAAACCTTCATTTTTGGGAAGTGATAGGGAATTCAACAATCTGTACGCGAATCCGATCAAAAATGGACAGCACAAAGACTCGGACCAGCGTGCGATCAAAATTATGAAGCAGCGTTCGTACGTGCTGCATAATAAACTGTGCAAATTCGTACAG CGAAAGGAAGCGGCGGTGCTGAAGGATTTCCTTCCGGAGAAATATGAGTATGTTCTTTTCGTTCCCCTGACGCCGGTTCAA GAAAAAATGTACGAAGTGTTTCTTCAGATGAACGAGTACACATCGAGCACTGATCAACCTAATGAGGCAGGCAAGGCGAAAAAGTTTAAGCTGATCGCGGATTACACGTCACTGCGGAAG ATCTGGACCCATCCGAAGGTGCTCGAGAAAGCGTGGGAATCGGCGATTCAGGAGAAAAATCGAAAGGATGCTGCACGTAAAACGGCCTCCCCGGACACGGACGACGAGTCTCCGGACGATAAAAACGATATTACCACCGGCCAGCTTTCGGTCATGAACGACTGGTGGCGAAAGTATCTGGGTGAAGCGGATCTAGAATCACTGCTGCCGAGTAACAAACTTTGGATCATGTTCGAAATACTGAAGCAGTGCACGGATCGCGGTGAGAAGTGTTTAATCTTCTCGGCGTTCGTTGCGGTTCTTAATGTGGTTGAGCATTTCATGGCCAAAATTCACAGCCAGGCTAACGATCCGCAGCATTCGGAAGAATTTGCGTACAGCGCCTTCAAGGGTCCGTGGGAGCTGGGCAAAGATTACTATCGGCTCGATggcaaaacgaacaaaacgtTCCGACACCGGTTGATCCGATCGTTTAACGAtccacaaaacacacgcacCAAGTGTTTCCTGATCTCGGCCAAAGCCGGCGGCCAAGGCATCAATCTCACCGGGGCCAACAGGGTCATCATTCTCGACACGTCCTGGAATCCCTCCAATGATCagcaaaacatatttcgaATCTTTCGATTGGGCCAGAAGCGTAAGTGTTACGTCTACCGTTTGCTAGCGATGGGCACCATGGAGGAAAAGGTGTATTCGCGCTCGGTTACAAAGCAGGCGCTAAGCTTCCGTGTCGTCGACGAACAACAGGTCGACCGGCATTACCGATACGATGAGCTCGCCGAGCTGTACAATCTGAAAAAGGTATCAGACATGACGCGTGAAACACCCATTCTGCCGGCCGACGATTTACTGGCCTCGTTGCTGCGCAACTTTCCCAACAAAGTATTCAAGTACCACGAGCACGATTCACTGCTCGAGAACAAACCTGAGCAGGATCTCAGCGAGGAAGATAAGAAGGAAGCGTGGGCCGCGTATGAACGCGAGATACAAAACAACGAGAAGCCACCTTATCCGGCACAGTTTAACATGATGACACCTGGACTGTTCGGCTACAGTCCGGGACTGGCTTCGCTCTATTCCAGCATGAGTATGTCGGGCATACCTGGACTGCCTCCGATGGGCAGTGACATGTTTAGGACGGATTACTCCTATAATAGCTCCCTGAACCGATCGCTTTATCCGTACAATAGTCAGCAGTACGCGATGCTAAGTGATCCAGCTTACGCATCGATGTGGTCCAAACCCTATGGTTCCTACCCGTTGGGAGGTCCGGGTAGCATGATGGACTTTGGAATGGGATCTCATGCCCCACACCCGTCTTTGATGAACGGAGGACAATCGCTCCCGGTGAATGCCCCCGGAGTATCTGGCGCTGCAGTTGGCGGATCCAAACCGTACGATGCTACGGCGGCTTTATCGCACTTGTACAATTTGTACAGCAAATCTGCTGGAGGTACTTTGGGCTTACCGCCGCTCGCTGGCCTGAGTAGCTCGGGTGGAACAATGAACCAAAGGGCATTGACACCACCATCGAGCACATCGACGCTAGCTGGTCTTGCGGCGCAATATGCCAATCCCAACACCGCAAACACCAGTACCGGCATTAGTGGTAACAGCGGTCAATATAACGCGCTAAAGCAAATCACTGACTACACGGCGGGGCCCAACCACCTTGCGCATCCACCAACCCCACCAATACCACCACAATCACAACCGTCCGCAGTTCCCCCATCAGCATCACCGTTACCGCCAAATCCATCGTCGACAGGGTTGGTAATATCCGAGGTAACGTCCCTGTCTAATCCGCTGCACGCAGCTTCAGCCGTTCGAGCGAACAATGGGCCTCCGACGACGGCGTCGTTACTTAGCATGCTCAACGAGCAGCAAGCCCATCTGGCCGCTTCTCTGGGACCGGGAGCCTCCAGTCCGTTTTCGCCCCGCAGTGCTCCGTTGCTGCCTCCGACGCTCGATAATCCGCTGAGAAACTTTTCTTCTGCCTCCAAGCCGCAGTCCGCCCAAAGCAACTCGATCGCGGACATGGTAACGAACCACGGGAACCTTGCAACCAACAGCGCCAGTGCCGCAAACAACAGTAGTCGCAGCACGCCGGCCACATCCACTGCAGGCAGCCTACCGTACATCACATCGGTCATTTCGATGGCTCGGGAGAATGAAAAGGCACAAACAGAACAACAGAATGGAAAAACACCGATCAGCTACGTGCTACCGCCGATGCCTGGTGCCAATGTTGGCGGCAACGTTAAAACAAGCAGCGCTGGTAAAAAGCCACGAACAAAAACTCCCGATCCGGCTAGTGCTGGCCGAACGACTGGACCAATCGGAGCCGCAAGTAGAGCGGCAAGCGTTTCGCAACTGACCACGATCATACCGAGTGACGACGAGGATGCAGAAAGAACGGGTGGCTTGCAGAGTAATGGAAGCAAAAATGGAACAGCATCAAACACCGAGGGAACACATTCCGATCCAAAGAAGTTGACCCGTTTGGCGAAAAATCTGTTTAAGCGTGCGAAAAGCATTGTAAACTTGCAACAGCAACCATCACCAACTGGCAGCAACACGGTACCGCTCGAGAAGACTAAAGCTCCGGCACCATCAAAGTCTGGCTTGAGTGGCACAGCTACGGTTTCGAGCATCGGGAACAAAACGGTTACAGCGTCACTGGGAGTCACAGCTGCCAAAGCGACGAATGATAAAACAGCAACCCCACCGCCCATAGTGGCCGGTACCGCTGGACCATTAACGGCAGCAAGTCGTTCGAAAAGTTCCATCACTCCGGCCGTCACAACCACGTCCGAAACGAGCAACGTGATCAGGTATCCATCACCGTTGCCAAGCAACAATTCTCGCTCGAAACTAATAGCGCAACCAAATCCATTGGTTGCGTCGTTATCGAGTAAGTCAATGTCCCCTGTGACAGGTTCTACACAGACTACTGCGAAACCTACGACAATTGCAGCGCCCAAATCGTCTTCACTCCCTGCAAAAATGTCGCAAGTACGACCGTTGGAAGTTCAGCAACGAAATTCGCCTACTATAGCGCAACCGAAAGTTAACACGGCGCTTCATAAAGCTCCATCGTTATCGATAGTGCCAAACAGTACACCATCAACGCAGATGAGTAAGGTAACGGGGCCTACGACAACTAATACGCCTCCTCAGAAGTCGGCTGTGTCGGATTTGGGGCTAGTTAAAAGAGTCGGTCTTCCCAAGCCTCCACcgacgaaacagaaacaaccaGCATCATTTGTTACCAATAGCAGTGTCGCCACTATGTCTATGCATACCAGCAGCGTCGCATCAAGTGAAGTGCTTTCAAAACTAacacccggtggccaaccggccgCCAAGCCCAGTTTCAACAACATACAGGTTACATCATTAAACTCCAACACGCCTACTACGACGAGATACATACCGATCTCTTCTAGTGGAAGTACACATACAGTTACCGTGAAACAAAATCCACCAACGGCTACAAGTAATACAGTACCGAAAACTTTACAGCACCGCCCGGTGACTGTTAGTGCTACACCTGCCCAGGTCGGAACGGGGGTTAACACTGGTGTCATTGTCAAGAAACCCGTTATATCAAGAATCGTACCTAACCCTGCTTCCGTTCGAATGCAACCGATCACCACCCCGGGGCTTAAGACTGTTTCGGCTGCAAATGCAACTGGCACAACACAATACGCCGGGACAACTACACAGCCCTCTGTGCAATCGGTCAACCGATCCGCAATGCTGGTCACTGCGGCGCTCCAAGGGCAAACATTGCAAACGCCGAAAGTACTCCCAACTTTAAAAAGTCGAACGTCCACGACACCTCCTGTTGTTAACCGTATGACCAAAGGCCCAACAGTTATCAACGCCAACCCGAATAGCACTCGATCAACGGTTCCCGGATCGAGCAGCATCACCATAACGAAGACGACTTCCTCCGCATTAACTACGATCGCAGTACGTCCCGGGTTAAGCACGGTCCCAGCAGCCATGAACTCCATTGCCAAACCGAGACTGCCCGCTCCTTtggcaaccggaaccggtgttGGCATTACAGGAGCCACCAGTACCGCTAGACCGCTGAGCTACACATTTAATGAAGCTAGTAAGGAGTACACCATCACGAAAGCGACCGCTGCTCCCACCATTCGGCAGATATTGCCCAACAGGCAGCCAGTTCTGGTTAAAAACACTTCTGCTGTTTCCCCAATAGCGAGTGGTCCGAGTAGTGACAAAATCAG CACATTGTCCAACGCCGCTGCCCCAGCAAGAACTGCTTTTCAGGCATCAGCCTCGCAGAGCGGAGCCGCTAGTAGCTCCACCACTCCGCCAGTAAGAACCATCCCGGCCGGCGCCACAAACAATGTGTTTATTCGTAAGCGAAAACCTGATGCCGCCCTTTTGAACAGTTTGAAGGCGAAGAACTGTTCCATCTCGATCAGCGAGGTTCGTTCCGACGCGGGGGCTCAATCTGATGCTCAGCCAAACAAACGGCCCAGGCTGGATGAG GCCACCGCAAAAGGTCCGCCAACACCGACGTTCATGGGAAGTAATCGGATGGGAGCGGGCATAACCATAACCCAGAAAAATGTCCCCATCAAAAATGCGATAA ACACAACTTTGGAGGTGGTCGAGATCGAGTAA
- the LOC131210473 gene encoding zinc finger protein 84-like, whose translation MFNDNGDDTVLAALAAFASVQIVHDDGEDDFLCTTGCYKTLVKGLTLQERIRSIFKVNFDLPEEANIRDDECSENRQEEVEMLDYNVYDPKASASTESLLDIEILPTEVEDVSLDDVTGQPFVFPDASLISTHMKFQNFDYLELKGGVRCCGCEFIAANPSELTLHTMDCHRQTVEAENDQAIVCEICCNPFESNQELRIHQKCVSGKDIFLCKSCMVCFNTKEKLMRHMSICAELNQDDRQDDEEAFAEPVDLNSELKSTEPLEPVDANKRVAIMPDEKFVTRREEYDEYQILHTDAKRCCCCGAFFASYDAVMAHVLEACPRSNGATEDATVCTVCGVRFKSQKALKYHKGTNDRINKIYYCKLCDLSFVRYFHLARHFHASLKHSAIGDGIVGKDGDRVMVALLKKLGSSVQPSRFEHVCCFLRCEASFERRQDLLDHVEQKHAPRRRIHMRERTCQRHVCAICQLGFGSEQNLHRHLYQRYLKKTSICSFCGKGFKRPTLLRQHEQVEHTDTAPQFECALCGKKFKKQSLLKLHLVTHEAERKFSCEHCTSQFHFRHQLKKHQQAVHATEFPYECSFCDRKMPNKNSYDLHLRTHTGEKPFVCRHGCCRAFSHSTDRRRHEMVAHTDEKPHRCAVCQTAYVRRRQLMQHFQRYPEHNTEAEDSSPTQDEVAED comes from the exons ATGTTTAACGACAACGGGGATGACACCGTGCTCGCGGCGTTGGCTGCTTTTGCCAGCGTACAG ATCGTACACGATGACGGCGAGGACGATTTCTTGTGCACAACGGGTTGCTACAAAACTTTAGTTAAAGGATTAACTTTGCAAGAACGCATCCGAAGCATATTTAAAGTAAACTTTGATCTTCCAGAGGAAGCAAACATTCGCGATGATGAATGCTCTGAAAATAGGCAGGAAGAAGTGGAAATGCTTGATTATAATGTGTACGACCCCAAGGCATCAGCTTCGACGGAAAGTTTGCTAGACATTGAAATACTGCCAACCGAAGTGGAGGACGTTTCGTTGGATGATGTTACTGGGCAACCGTTTGTGTTCCCTGATGCCAGCCTCATTTCGACTCACATGAAATTTCAGAACTTCGATTATCTAGAGCTCAAAGGCGGCGTGCGCTGCTGCGGTTGTGAGTTCATTGCTGCGAACCCCAGCGAGCTCACACTGCACACAATGGATTGTCACCGACAGACGGTTGAAGCTGAAAACGATCAAGCCATTGTGTGTGAGATCTGTTGCAATCCGTTTGAAAGCAACCAAGAGTTACGCATTCATCAAAAGTGCGTCTCTGGGAAGGACATTTTTCTCTGCAAAAGTTGTATGGTGTGTTTCAACACGAAGGAAAAGTTAATGCGCCATATGAGCATTTGTGCCGAGCTAAATCAAGATGATAGACAAGACGATGAAGAAGCCTTTGCCGAACCGGTTGATTTGAATAGCGAGTTGAAATCTACAGAACCGCTGGAACCTGTCGATGCCAACAAAAGGGTTGCTATAATGCCGGATGAAAAATTCGTTACGCGCCGAGAAGAATACGACGAGTATCAGATTCTACACACCGATGCCaaacggtgctgctgttgtggaGCATTTTTCGCGAGCTACGATGCAGTAATGGCACACGTCCTCGAAGCATGCCCTCGGTCAAATGGTGCCACGGAAGACGCAACCGTCTGTaccgtgtgtggtgtgcgtttCAAGTCACAGAAGGCACTTAAATACCATAAAGGCACGAATGACCGCATCAACAAAATTTACTACTGTAAGCTGTGCGATTTATCGTTCGTGCGATATTTTCATCTTGCGCGCCATTTCCACGCGTCTCTGAAACACTCAGCAATCGGCGACGGCATCGTCGGAAAAGATGGCGATCGTGTGATGGTGGCACTGTTGAAAAAGCTTGGCTCTTCGGTGCAACCATCGCGGTTCGAGCACGTGTGCTGTTTTCTGCGATGCGAAGCCTCCTTCGAAAGGAGGCAAGATTTGCTGGATCACGTTGAGCAGAAGCATGCACCACGTCGACGGATTCACATGAGGGAACGCACCTGTCAGCGGCACGTGTGCGCGATATGCCAGCTTGGGTTTGGCTCGGAACAAAATCTACACCGCCATCTGTACCAACGttatttgaagaaaacaaGCATTTGCAGCTTCTGTGGCAAAGGTTTCAAGCGTCCGACTTTGCTTCGGCAGCACGAACAAGTGGAGCACACCGATACGGCGCCTCAGTTCGAATGTGCACTATGTGGCAAGAAGTTTAAGAAGCAATCGCTCCTTAAACTGCACCTGGTGACGCATGAAGCcgagcgaaagttttcctgCGAGCATTGCACTTCCCAGTTTCATTTCCGGCACCAACTGAAGAAGCACCAGCAAGCAGTTCACGCGACCGAGTTCCCGTACGAGTGCAGCTTCTGCGACAGAAAGATGCCCAACAAGAATAGCTACGATCTGCATCTGCGAACGCACACGGGAGAGAAACCATTCGTTTGCCGGCACGGCTGTTGCCGCGCTTTCTCGCactcaaccgaccgacgaaggcACGAGATGGTTGCGCATACCGACGAGAAACCTCACCGTTGCGCCGTCTGCCAAACTGCTTATGTTCGTCGGAGGCAACTAATGCAACACTTTCAACGCTACCCGGAACACAACACTGAAGCGGAGGACAGCTCGCCAACGCAGGACGAGGTTGCAGAGGACTAG